gtggccctaaaagtttaatttatacaCTAATGTAATCTCATAGCACTATGAAATATGCTTATACTTAAGTAGTGTTTTTACCTAGCCCCCTATAGTTATTCTAACCACATAACAACTTGAATAAAGTGGAGACAATAACCAGTGTTTATGGTTATCACTTCAATAGTATTTTGTCTAGCCCCCCATAGTTAATTCAACTGCATAACAATTTAACTAATGTCAAGCCGTTAGTGTGTGCTGTCTGTCTCAGAAGGTTAATGTGTCTGAGGTCCTGTAAATCGTACATAAAATCCATATACATTTTAGTTGTCATGCTATCTTTTATGGTATGTCTTggattatatttaaatgcttagttttatgatcaatgCTCAGTAGTTTAATATTTTAGTCAATCACTGAAAAAGCTTGATGTGtcaattttgatacattttaacatgatttaaatgttaaacaaacttTGATGAATCAAAAATTTGCTTCAGTACGTTAAGTGTTcgtcttaaaatattattaacaatataaaagttattcttagGTCTACATTATAAGAATCAACAAGAACAACTAGAGATGCAGCAGGTTCTTAGCAAAGCATTGATCATGTTGTTAATTGTGATACTGTACACTTTATAGGGTTCATAACACTGTTCAATATAATCTTTAGCTAATCTCAAAATATCAATTTTTTTATACTGGACGTCATATTGTTGTGACGTCTAAATACacttgtagtatttaaaacaaatgcatttttttttaatgaatttagacAAAGTACGATTTTTTATATGGGCCAATTATCAGTGATTGgccataaaataaaactattatgattattttaaggaAGAATTTTAACATCCTAAATATCACACTTAATGGTGAGTCTTTAATAATATGAGTTTTGTTTTTGGTGCGGCAGACTGCATTATGGAAAGTCCAGATAGAGTGTGTTGAAGGTAAAGCTGTTGTTTGCATTTGCGTTATTTATTCTGTGCTCTCTTGCTTGCAGTGTTTCTACTGAATCTCTCATCTGTCTACTTCCCACAGTCCTCCCCAATCCTAGTTCTTATCAGTAATAGTAACACATCTTGTTCTCTTTCTCATGCTTTGTTTCTCAGTGGAGCTCAGATTCTGAGGGCAGTGCTCAGTCGAGTGCTGGTCCTGAATCTCAGCTGTCGAAGGGCTGTGTTGGACTGCGTAAAATGGAGAATTGTAACTCAGATCAGCTGCTGAAAGTCAATTCAAAACCTTTGGAAACAGTTCCATTTTACACTCCTATCCAACAGGATCTAGAGGCCAGAGTTCGCCAGATTGCTCTTCGAGAAGGGCTCAGTTCCCAGCCTTTAACTTCTATTACTATATCAACCACTCGCCTCACTCCGTCTCCACAGTCACCATCACATGACCATATCACTGCTACTGAGGAATTGGACAGTGTTGGTCCTGACCATGAGACTTTAGAGAGCACGAGCCAAATGAGACTTCAGCCAGCTGTTATACTTAATGTATCTGGCAGAGAAAAGGAGACAGCGAGAGAAGAACAACAAAGTGAAGAGAACAAAGGAGAAGATATGACTGATGATGACAAAGAGAACATTGTTACAAACAATCCCCAGAGTATCCATAGAATACCTCACATGGACTTTAATGCTACTGGGAGTAACCAGATATTATCTAGTGCGTCATCGGATTCAGCCTTTGACAAGACGTCCCATCTCTCTCACATACACGTCACCTTATCGCCCAAACCCAAACACCATTCCAATCCAAACTACTTAAGCAGACTATCCAGTCAAAACACCAGTAAAGATGTCCCACCTCCGGCGGTGTCAAGCATGACTGGTGAGCGTCTGCAGTCTATACACCGAATCTCAAATTCAAATCATGCCAGATCATATGAACACAGAGAGCCAGTTCAAGGCCAGAATGCAGGAAGTGTCAGTGCACACTTACAGGCCGGATACCCACAAACCTTTGCTCCCTCTCAGAGGCTGGCTGGGACATCCAGAACTCTCTCTGTTCAAGCAGGTATATGATGTACAATTGATATGCTTTTCAGTGGCATTTGATGTTGGTAAATTAATcagttgatttatttttctttatgtacACTTCCTGTAGGTGTCCCTGCCCTGTTGCCATACAAACCTTATGGAAGCTCAGAGTTGTTCTACATCCCGCGAGCTGATCAAGAACTTTCTCCTTGTCACTCTGACACAACTGTAGAAAGCTCTCACCCAGGTATGTCACAGAGAACTTTACTCAGTTATTACTCTACAGCATCCTAGCTTACATTACCAGTTTATTTAGAATGTGAATCCTGTTTTGTTTCTACAGCTACTTACTAAATTAATAACTAAATGGATATTTTTGgatatttgagaaaaacatttaaaggcATGAAACTAGCACAGATCTAAGTTGTTTGTTTTGGCTAATTGGCAGCactgtttagtttttattaaagggGACATAACACGCATAGTTTCtgctaatctcatgttaatcttgtgtacctattgagtagtattgcatccttcatttCTCAGAAGCGTCTTCACTGTTATCAGATTAATAGAAGAAAGAAGCAGCTGTAACGCTTCTCTCCGATAACAGTCAGAGCTAAAGAGTCACGAGCATGCACAGCTTTTGCTTAGAGATTGTCTGCGTGCGAATATTTGACAACAAAATGCCCcacttaatgaaataaaagtctTCATGGGAGCTGTGTAATAAGGCTATTTAAAGTtgccatgaaatgaaaattcatccttttcattttctaaatgcatgctaTTGATCTTATagttaacaggtttttttttacaacattacgTTTTgcttcaattcttttttttttttttttttttttttttttagtatttcacctaatttgattttatttgcaaCGTTTACCCCGCCCCTTTCTTATTGTTGACTGCAAATTTATATTCGGATCTGCCTCCATCCAAGTATCATCAAATAGACTGAACTAAGTTCCTGCGCTACATTCTGCCATTTTTACTGGTTTCACCCCTATCGGATTTCCCGATCTCATCCACACCATTGCACCCTGAGTTTTGGGAGTTTCCTGTTTCTGTTGAAAGTACCTGATTTTTCAATGGCAGGACCATTGTGCGGTGGCGCTGGCGCTGAGGGTAGGTGAGGAATGCAGTAGGGCGGTGGCTTGTCTTGTGAAAAGCTGTTTTGCTTAGCCACAAAGGCAAGGACCTTTTTCTTTTCTGGTCCTTGATCCCAGACCCTTTTCAGATCCTTCCAGACATTATAACTCTTAGTCATATACTTATAATCCCAATTGGGATCGCCCAACCCTTCAAAAATTAGAGTTTTAGCCAATTCCATGCCCTCATCTGTGAATGAACCCTCTCTAGGATACGTAGTTTCAATTTGTGGTTTCATGCGCTCTGACCATCCTGCCATATCACTTACAAAAGGTTCCGTATAAAACCCTTGATTATTTCTGAACATAAAATCAACTGGTGTTTCTCCTGGTAACGGTCTTGAGATTGAACCCCCCATCTTCCACTTAAGATAGCAGTACCAATGGTAATGTCTAGGCACACAGCTTTCGCCCTGATCGTCACTAAATCACCTTCTTTTGTCTAGGCGTTACCTAGATTTGAGCTCTCGCCAAACCAAGTTTGGGTCGCCCGCTAAACACCTTTTTCTTTTGGGCCGAAATATATcaacatgtaataaaaattgtTAACAGATTTCCACAATATGGATTTTGTTTAAATTTCAATCCCCAAACTAAATAAACTTCCGCGAAAGTAAAATACACTTTGATTCAAAAATACAGAATGGCCAGTACTGCACATCCAATTACTCCACGCTAATAGTCAACAAACAAATCTTGTAACTTGTGACTACTGCTGCCAGCCGTAGTGTAACAAAAATGGCAAGCTTAATTCCACTACCAAATAGTTATTACAACTCCTTCCCGTCTCTTTAGGGGAAATGCGGGATCATTTTTACATTAATCCCCTACTAGGATCCTACAGGGGTAAGTGCTATATTTCCTTCaagaaatatacaaaaacacttaCCCCTTTGACGTAGGTCCGCCTGATTCTCCCCACCGTCTTTTCCCACTCAATCTCGGGACTTTTTTTTCCCGGTTCTCTAGGAGATTCCCCACTTTCGCGGACGAGCCCCCAAACTTTAAGAATAAATCGTATATTCTTGCCTTCGAGATCACAAATATAATTTTGGTTCAGGTTGGGTTAtctgagcagaggagagcagGTACCCGGGACCAAAGAATGACATACACAAGTGGTGCAGTTCATTCTAAGCTCAACTTTATTGTACATTGGATTTCACTTTTATACAGCATCTTAGAGGAAGTGAGGCAATGGAATGTCTGGAACATAATAGCTGAATAAGCATAACTGACTTCATTGGGTAATCCAATACCATGAAACAAGAGCAAGTTTCAAATGTTAGCACATCATATTTTCATCACAAAATGTCCTTTAACAAAAGATGTTCATGTGCACAAGTAGAATCTCACAAGTATGAAAGACATGGTCAGAATAGtctatctgccatcagtggttctaCTTTTCTTTGCTGTTGCTGTCAGTGTTTTGTTCAGCCTTTAAACCCTGGTCGCTTTCAGTTATAACAGTCAGCTCGGTAAAGCTCTAAGATTTGCAAAAAGGACTTTATCTTCATGCCAGAATTTAATGTTTGTTACTTGCTACCAGGAGCAAATGTGGCCTAATTGTTAAAGACTTgtactagttaccagaaggtcactggtttgagtctcagtgctaGCAGTTGTAGGTGGGGGGCAGTGAATGAAAAGTGCTCTCTTCCACTACCCATGGCTGAAAGCGAAAGCGTTGCGTGCTGAGACTCATTCTCATTGTTGCATCAAGCATATCATTCTGCACACCAGATGCACATATTGTAAACGCTTCATGCCGCACTGTTTTGCTCTATCGAATCAATTATATGTAGTTgccttattaaaaaaatatgctatacatttaaaagaaatgaattttaatttaatagtatatacttatatataaatacattcattaatggattttatcattcaaaatataaagtgTGTAACATTATACTATATTTAGTGCAACACTATTATTTGTTCCAcacagaataataatttaaaaattatgtgTGCACTGATTTTTCTAGAATAGCTTTTCCTGCCGAATTgtccactaacctagtttatggtatttttttttttgtcatagatcatgaatatacatatattgttttcatatttattgttttttttttttattattatggagTAGTCTGTATTCAGTAGGTTGTGAAAGAATTTTTAGGAGTTCCACACAAAGAGATATataaattctacatttatttaaataaaaaaaaatatttagtatcAGATCGGGATCAGTATCAGCCAATACTGAACCCTAGGTATCGTAATTGGGATCGGAGGTGAAAAAGGTGGAACGGAGCATCCCTAATTTTTTTACTACATTATTTCATGGAAGTCTCAGTTGTACAGAGGATATTATGGATACACTATGTAGATTATTAGAGGACACATCTTTGCTGGACAGACCTTTAATTCATCTGCACCTGTTTTGTATCACAGAATTCTGATTATAAAAAAGGTCAAAATTTCCATACATAATTAGTGATTGAACATAAATAGTTTTTTACTTGCACCTCTACTGGCCCCTCCCCCCGAGTCTTGCAGATGGTTCATGCTCTCACTCAGTCTTGCATTATTCATTTTCTTTGTCCATAAGAAAGCCAATCCAGCAACACAAGCCTCGTGTGATCCACATGCCAAACCCTTCTGGGCCCCTCTGCTTCAGTGCTGTTTGCTCTCTGTTTGATCCTGCTCTCTTCTGTTCTTTCTCGCTCCCTCTGCAGGTTCTGATGATGCTGTCCCTCCACTCTTTAATACAGACATTTTAGGCTCTAGAGAGCTAGAAGACAACATAATTGCATCGAAACACAAGGAAGGCATCTACAGTAAGAGGACCAATATGAAGAGAGGTAAGATGCACATTAGTATTAGTACagtatttacttaatttaaagaATTCTCCAAAAATGAAATGGTCATCATTTACCCATCCACATGTATGACAAGTTGCCATTTTTGTAATAGAAACTTTGCTGTGGTCTGTAGCTGTTACATAAAAAACACCAGCATGTAATCTTTTTTGTCTCTCCCATTGTCAGTTCCCAGTGTGTCAGGAAATGGTCTTCCAGAATCAGCAACCACTCTTGCTGGCCAAAATGACAATACCGTTCCTGAAGCTTATGTTTTTAAGAAGAGCATGGACACTGTTGGCATTGATGAGGAGTATAGAGAGGAGGAAGAAAATTTTGTTCCCTTACACATGGAGGCCGACTACAGTACAGATGATGTGCATCTTCACACTAGCATTATTCAGGAGCCCAAATTACCACTAGAACCACACCATTTAccttctcagccaatcagaacgtcTTACAAGGGATACAAGACAAAGCAGGACAGAACACCTCATGATGTTAGCATAGAGATTAGCAGTTCTTTGGACCAGCTGTGGCGTCGCTTCAGTGAAAAATGGAGCATGGAGGAGACAAGACCAGCTAATGAGGGAGAAACGTCACTGCTTGATCGACTGGAGCGTCTGTCTCGTCTCATTCACAGTACCACACCAACAGACCTAAATATACAACAGTCACACTGCAGGAAAGTAGAGTATTATAGGAGGAGTGATCAAGAGGATGGGACCATGCACGGGGAAGAGCAAAGAGAAAGCGTTCAGTTAGACGTGGCTCCACAACAAGCTTGGCCTGAGCATGAGGAGGGTCAGGACAGAGTGCATCGCTGTCCTGCTGAGAGAGACGAGTCTGCAAGTGTGGAGACGAGCAGTAGCCTGTCCACTATTGACACGGAGCGACTGCTGCGAGCTTTTGGACCTCACCGGGTCACCAGTAAGGGACAGAAAAGCAGTGACAGCTTGCTCAGACTTTACAACACCATCCATATGCAGAAAACTGGCCGAAGGAAACCCCGTCCTAAACATGTTGCTGTCTCTGTTGCTACCAATGATGTGAGCACTGATGACTCCACAGTAAGTCTTCGCTTGATTGAGTTCTTCAATACAGGTTGTTCAGCTTCTTAGTTTTGAAAGATTatcaacaaattaaaaagaaagatgCTAGCAAAATAAtcacatgtacagtatatcacAAAGATCTGGTGTAAAGATCCAGTAGTACATTATACTCCGCATTTTTGACTGAGAGACTGTCATTCTATCCTTATCTAACTGTCTAATCTTCTGTTATTGTTCCAGGTCTCTGCTGATTCTTTATCATCTTCAAGCACTTTACCCCGTCATTCGCAAAGACGTGTGTCCCAAAACCTAAATTCTAAAAAGTCAAAGGTCAAACTAGTCAGCAGAGGTGTGCAGGCAGGTCAGTTACACAACCGTGGTCCACATTTTTTAAACTAAGCAACATGTAAATTAGACAGTAACTGCAACAAAATATGTTGTGGGGTTGTGTATTCTTTTTGCAGGTGATTTTGAAATCGTTACAAATGGTACCCGCAGACACACTCGGGATGTGGGCACCATCTTTCCCTCACCAGGTGCTTTCAAAGATGTCCGTTCATCAAACACATTGTGCAGAAACATTCAGAGTGGCTTTCCCATCCCCACTGCTTTCACATCTAAACCCACCCAAACCCTGACTGCTCCGAAGAAAGACCCCAGCAACAAGAGCATCCGGACACGCTACCCAAACGGTGCATATTACATACAGACCGCATTTTTTTTCTGCCACTCATTTGTTTCTCCTTTtctggtaatgttttatttatacatttctttttaaggtGTGTCATGGTTCATCGCAGCCGATGAGCTTAAGTGTGATGGTCACAAGGAAAACCAGCCACAGAACGAATCAGCACCTTACCCAAGAGTCTGGTTTGAGCCTTACACCAGAACCAGACCCTGGAGAGAAACAACCAGAGAACCACTAAGAGAGAGACAGAACCAGCAAGAACAAGAGAGGCCAACAGAGTCTATAACAGCTACAGAGATCGATATCAGTGACAAACCCTCGGCTCTTGTTCGACTTTCACTTCAGGTGTGTGACGAGCAATTGTTTCATTTATCCTTTTTAAAGCTTGTTCACACCAAGGttgataattataatgataaccAAGAATGCTAACTAGAACAGTATCATTGAAGCttgtaccaattttttttttaatgttcattttgaaTCCTGCTGTGTGATTTTAGATAGTACATGGAAGTTGATTGTTAATTTTAAGGTACTTGCACACGACATTTTCATATATTGGTTGTTTTTTCAAGCGTGTTCGTCATCATATCCAATCCAATTATGACGGTTGAAAGTTttggaggcagtgtgtaaacgtGATTGACACAACATGAAgtcatatttattgtttaatttgtgAAGAGAATTTTGGACTCCGTGTGCAAAGACCTTTAGTCTAACATTGAGCATTTGCATTGATGGGTTTCCTTCAGGAAGCTCTGGAGCTCCATCGGCCAGAGTTTGTATCTCGTTCACGTGAGCGGATGAAGCGTCTGGGTTTGCTGGTTGAGGAGAGGAGGTTACAAGAAGTcttcaacagagagagagaagagctcTTCAACTGCCCCGCACCATCACGTCCATACAGACCAGGTGACCTTATAACATGAAAGATTACTAGTGTGTTGTTATGGGAGTATTCagttcattatatattttacaagttTGGTACAGCTTGCATTAAGATGTAAACTAAAACATGCCTCTGTCAGCAGCTCCAGTACCCCATAAACGAGTCGTTCCAAGAAGAGAGATGGTCCAAAGATCCAAAGAGTAGGTATCCACTGTATCTTTTTCAAACAGTCTAGATGGTAAGAGACAATGCACATATTATCAAATTGTGCAAATATGGGTCATTTAACACTTAAAAAGCATTTTGTGCCCTTATACATGCTTTCAGTTGGGTAGGGAGGAAATCACACAGTCAGAGAATAGACAGGACAGACAGACTCAGGAGGTaatagtgtgtgtggtgtgtgggtgtttttttttgaGTGTCTCTCTGTCaggtttattaacattaaaaagaaaaccataAAAAGAGAACCATTTTCATTACTTCATAAAAACCTTTCAGCAAGTTTCCAAGGCAAAGTTTCTAATTTTCTTTTAGTTAAAGTCAGTACAAGgtgtatttaacctgttaaatgtcaccccgtccagtatacgggacgcctacgttgactatactatattaaaatcaattttaatctaatcttgacaaactatatatcgttggaaaggtctaagacttccaaatatatattataccaatattttttgttaaaaattatgtaggaaaagtaatagatcaatttatgacaagagtgcaccctcagaaatctacattacaaaaggagctttgacctttgtttaaaaaaaagacttcctcgttgcctttttctctatcacattttagaaatcatcagaagttatatatcacttgaaaacataaaatctcaaaattcatccttcaaaacccattttaaaatcagacattgcattaccatgtaaatggcacatcaaaatcatgttacaaaatgttttcatgtgtAATATCTGTGATTCAAAATAGGCTCAGTCAGAGGTGTAATGATCTAAACTGcagtatgttaatattttatttggatataATTGATTCAAATAATTTTGCACTTTAATTGACAAATAAGTGTTTATTCCCTCAGGAAATATGCTCAACTTCCTGAGGTCCAGAGAAGAAAGGAAGAGGAAAGGAGACAGGCAGAGTACCGCTCTTACCGCCTCAATGCTCATCTCTTTAACAAGGTATTATTAAAGGTTTCTTGAGTAGGAGATACATATAATAGCCCAAATACAGTGATACTGCCAGCTTTTAAATCTGTATTATTCCAGAAATTTCAGATATACAATTGATGAGTTTGATTAACGTTTCTAATGCATGTCTTCTTTCTCTTGCAGAAAGTCACTAATCGTGTGTTGGGAAGGAGAGCGCCCTGGCAGTGATCCAGAATCAGCTCAACATTTCCAAAAGCCTTACTATTCTCTGAATGTGAAACGTTTTGTGGGGGTTTTATATGGGGTGATATTGTATAATGGTTGTCTTGTGCAAGTGTTGCTAGATATATGTGTGCATTCGGATTTTAGATGTGAGATTTTATATGATTGTGATTGTGTATTATTTATGGATTTGCAGTGTTGGATTGctttaatatgattattatagttgcaatattactttttattatgtcTGTCTTTGCTAAATTTTAGGAATATTTTTATGAGGTTAATAAATAAGAGGTGATTTGtaagagcttttgtgtttgtgtgctatTGCAAGTAGGTGAATGCTGATTAAcaacaaaaattactttttttaatttctgaaatcGTGCATATCCAAAAAGAGAATGTGGCAAAGGACATTCTAAAACGCTTCACGTGAAAAACGCTTAACGTGGTTTAATGTACtaatacagtgatattaacagatcaaactcactaaacatcatactaataaagtatactaGCTACAAAATAATAAGATGAGCCCTGGATATGATCTCAACTCGTTTAATGTTCGCTATAAAAAGATAATAGCTTTTTTACTCTAAAATGTACTCGGAGGGCTGCATTATTTGATGGATATCAGTAACGATAATTTTTCTTCCATCTTTCATTTTTTCTCAAATGTTTGATACAACATTCAAAATAATTACTATTCTACAACCTTCACAAAAGAGATCAAGGAttttatggaaaatatttaatttaaaataaaaagtttcctGCAAAGTATTGTATGTGACGTGTACAGTCTCCATGACAACAGGTATATACAAGCTAATCTTACAGCAGCATATCAATGAACGTTACTGATCAAATCACAAGAAATGCCgattaaaaaaggaaagaaagcaaAGGggtgagttaaaaaaaatattaatctactattggtttattttaatatgcCCTTGGGTTTGTCTTAAGAGTTTAAAAAGTAGCCCATATCTGACCGCATATATTTACTATATGGTTTTGATATTCGCCTTTCTCATAAGTATTTTTTAATCTAGAAAAGAAAAGCTAGAGTCGAAACGCGTTAAGGTATCTGATATAGAGAGGGCAAAAGCAAACGCGGCTCTGTGGGAGGCCAGGTGTGATCTGACCGAGAGTTCACGCGCGGAGGACCGTGAAGCAGCGCGAAGACTGAGCCAAATCAACCAGCAACTCACTGCTCTACAGCACCACACTGAGAACAACAGCATCGAGATCGTCGCTGTTCTGAGGAACAAACACCTGCAAAACGAGGACAAGGTGTTTTAATGGATTTGATTGTTAAAGCTACAGTACATGTCTAATGGTTTAGTCTTTCATATTGTTTTGCAAACTGCCATCATCTAATGACCCTCATCGTTACAAACCCTTAAAAGTTTTGttcatctttaaaacacaaatgaagacgTCTGTCTGTCCTTCTACTGAAAGTCCATTACACCAACATTTTGATGCTTCCCAAAGTTTATAAAGAGACCATAAAAGTAACCCATATGAATCAAGTAGTTAAGCCTAATACAAATCTGAGGAGGCACGCATTCCTTTATTAAATaggtataattttatataaacattgatcaaataactgttatattttaaaagtaaacagtTCAAACTACCTCAATAACTAATGAGGTATACTTGCacaaagtatataaataaaaactcttcGTCATAATATAAAGTGATTGTCTCTTTCGAAAGCTTGGTTGCATGATTCATATGGATTCATTTATGGTCTCCTGATAAATTTTGTGATTTGTCAACGTTTTCTTATAATAGACTTCTAATAGATGATGTTTCGAAGATGACATACAAAAGTCTtatggttttggaacaacatgggaaTAAATATCATTTTTGGTGGTAAAGTAACCctataaaatgttgttttctcaGATAAAGGCACTGGAACAACAAATACAGCTCGAGAAAACAAGGGCTTCTCAGGAAAAGGAGAATCTGGTAACAAGTGCCTTTCCTCATATGGGAGAACAGATAAATTAATTCTTTGTTCTCGTGTTTGTGGTTTTGAAGTTTATTTTGtcagtttaatgtgtttaaacaaAGATGACAGGAAAtagattaaaaacatttaataaaatcctGAAAATTATATAGAATTCAAAGTCAtccatgtaaattaataaatatataaatagtcattctttttttttccatctataCAGCAACTGTATGCAAGTCAAAGGTAATGATTATGCCATTTTTGTATAACTAAAAGTTTCCCCTTTGTAAATATTCATTTGAACAAtggcattcatttaattaataaaggACAATATGTAATAgataatactatttttaaaaggGAACTGATCGGGTTACTCTTGTACTCACTGTCTCAGTGCTGAATGCTCAGCGTTTCTCATTGATTGTCATCACAGGCCATTCAGTACACTCTAAAGATCAGTGAGCTGGAGGAGAAGTTTAAGAACAGATCTAGTGAGTTCGACATGATTCAAGAGGAGCTTAAGATCATCAATGACTTCCTTAAGAAAAAGCCTCAAATGGAGCAAGaactcaaaaatgtataaatcatcCTATTTGTATCACGTACACAAATGCAGAGGTACTAGTATAAAGTGCTATGTCTTATAACATGATTGTTTTGTACAGCTGAAAGAAACTTTGGAAAATGCAGATCTAGGACACAAGAAAACACTTGCAAGAATGGAGCAAAAGTTCTTCAATAATAAGGCACATATACAAACAACATTTCAACAAAATCTTCCTCATTCTCTCTCAGTGTCTCTCTCATTCTACATTCATTAGGTTTTTCTAGAGAAGGAAGTTGAGCAAAAGATTGGTGTGCTTGCAGAAAGGGCTCACAATGAATCCATCAGGTTAGCATCTTCTCCATCTCCCCCAGTATCCCAGAACTACTACACATGTCTTCCTGATGCTTTTGTAACTGTTTGTGAGATACATTTTACACGAGTTAAATGAGATGACATCCTCCTTCTTGGCCCTCTCAGACAGCTGGATGATGCATCTCGCTCAGTGTTCAAGGAGAATGTGCGTCTAAATAAGGCATTGGGTTACCACATCGAAAAGGTAGAGGATCTGCGGAAGAGAAATACAGCACTGGCAGAAGAGAACAACATCCTTAGTTTGCATAAGGTGACACACACCatagttttttctctctctctctctctgttttttacttttatttagcaaggatgcatacaATTCATTAGAGGTTACAGAAAAGActttaacattattacaattactttacattattacattgtGTTAATTGTAAATTATGTATACTATATCAATTAAtcattacaaattataattattagattAACATTCTTGTgtacccacacaaacacacatgcacaaattaaGTGAAATTTAAAATGATCTCAAATAGACCCTTGTCTACTATAACGCTTGTCTATGAAGGCGCAGACATTGATTTTGACCACTTTCACTGGAACCTACAATTTTATCCTTTCCTAACAATTTCATTCATCCTGCAGAAGATGAGGCAGGACACCTCTAATGTCACAATATCTAAGC
This DNA window, taken from Carassius auratus strain Wakin unplaced genomic scaffold, ASM336829v1 scaf_tig00024665, whole genome shotgun sequence, encodes the following:
- the LOC113078210 gene encoding Alstrom syndrome protein 1-like isoform X1 — protein: MRPPPALTKLSLIHSKQEAIASVATSSQNSHSKTGLIPLLDLSDQRSSPIHSQTTATDPSGPSETVQTMTHAQPILNIPPPVLNPQASDTPHSNTQHFYSGAEMKDQVPRLALGRVHSLPSLSYLQKVDAWKVNQSSSRSFYDHLPLDSVSPKKNAQDDVSEALNHMLSQDTCLTFGANPSSQMFQPLSSSHSGSVSPRQVGVVGTGACRGKASESPVNRSHSHSSLSSVVTSVQRDAGPHNQQIPVAQFNNIIPTTRSLDYQPSFVSGGRGERKNSSAPHMDKSSVHMSPLLSLGRFSDVSSNLNMSSTLSSSLGSRHGEQSMRASVGATSSVMSLEVDNYAPYWTSRPASPPHTRELNIEDRIPLYLLNLGIDQSPSTILNPFTHRGPIREPEFSPTDLCTIKGSIGTPTKSTQPSEVDSLQKETFSSSSQLSADSSASVKHRLSVHERGQPASDRTVKKTFSQVETPPRLNSTVHPSSNLQQSNAPQNEGNFGLSSQFSSESMTPPGPREVIKEDEDSFVGSGTLREIRRLLGRAESLVSGRSSLTSSPGSHRLSESDTSLVSLGRNIQGYHDDTSLSAGGNLSLLLTRSSSDSALKGSLSSSQRPQQIDRTTIEPTALSLSREESLKSRDLCATPRRAEPEGCSAADQDKAKPPTVTSAMQINVPSIAENQDQTEDAVFGSSENDSSHVSAEVESMSDSSSESSLAARVAKLLQSESPVSVVTSRPSTSDPEDSRAREWILMKVSGRRCESLELNAEDRERIEDIKRELLLNTKYTKWSSDSEGSAQSSAGPESQLSKGCVGLRKMENCNSDQLLKVNSKPLETVPFYTPIQQDLEARVRQIALREGLSSQPLTSITISTTRLTPSPQSPSHDHITATEELDSVGPDHETLESTSQMRLQPAVILNVSGREKETAREEQQSEENKGEDMTDDDKENIVTNNPQSIHRIPHMDFNATGSNQILSSASSDSAFDKTSHLSHIHVTLSPKPKHHSNPNYLSRLSSQNTSKDVPPPAVSSMTGERLQSIHRISNSNHARSYEHREPVQGQNAGSVSAHLQAGYPQTFAPSQRLAGTSRTLSVQAGVPALLPYKPYGSSELFYIPRADQELSPCHSDTTVESSHPGSDDAVPPLFNTDILGSRELEDNIIASKHKEGIYSKRTNMKRVPSVSGNGLPESATTLAGQNDNTVPEAYVFKKSMDTVGIDEEYREEEENFVPLHMEADYSTDDVHLHTSIIQEPKLPLEPHHLPSQPIRTSYKGYKTKQDRTPHDVSIEISSSLDQLWRRFSEKWSMEETRPANEGETSLLDRLERLSRLIHSTTPTDLNIQQSHCRKVEYYRRSDQEDGTMHGEEQRESVQLDVAPQQAWPEHEEGQDRVHRCPAERDESASVETSSSLSTIDTERLLRAFGPHRVTSKGQKSSDSLLRLYNTIHMQKTGRRKPRPKHVAVSVATNDVSTDDSTVSADSLSSSSTLPRHSQRRVSQNLNSKKSKVKLVSRGVQAGDFEIVTNGTRRHTRDVGTIFPSPGAFKDVRSSNTLCRNIQSGFPIPTAFTSKPTQTLTAPKKDPSNKSIRTRYPNGVSWFIAADELKCDGHKENQPQNESAPYPRVWFEPYTRTRPWRETTREPLRERQNQQEQERPTESITATEIDISDKPSALVRLSLQEALELHRPEFVSRSRERMKRLGLLVEERRLQEVFNREREELFNCPAPSRPYRPAAPVPHKRVVPRREMVQRSKEKYAQLPEVQRRKEEERRQAEYRSYRLNAHLFNKKVTNRVLGRRAPWQ